Proteins found in one Plasmodium gaboni strain SY75 chromosome 13, whole genome shotgun sequence genomic segment:
- a CDS encoding putative membrane protein (conserved Plasmodium membrane protein, unknown function) — protein MIDYVLKNPFIVSLAISLFSVILEFYTTIGKFLSAYFFSFFCGIIMNIICELQTDDKIYDTGFFLKQTLSYSLCISIMLTFSFIKKKVKNILFLYKSPSMYTTEFYKNIYNYKVIKNISIYNFINQSRLLHLGIAFFFGAISTIIGVVISYILIKHIFIKNKIDINSYYLKNIASCFVSTYIGGFINFIEVSDMLNLNTTLRNSIFILDDMFTNIFLMMLPLCKNYTKYFYSYNDNSLFSINKKEEQQAEKEENIKNKIYNSFIQNYDTDEEKKLINKKSLFTSYGSFTNHINIINNKEKNYMESPYFFIYNRIHVIICDFFAIMFIFFLTRKILNDFEFLYKHISFYINIDKIKTPFLLIITFMYIFSIDYVLFIMNKVINNNHLINFVMDIYHRSLEYYSTILKLTTIYYLSLSAISINIKNVFNIAKPLVLFIICILIIHVLCTFIFSYIYNCALKSEHALIYIDEVLLAINANIGGPTTAALMSEMIGRSDLIFASLFWGVVGYLIATPIAMQINSIL, from the coding sequence atgatagATTATGTATTGAAAAACCCTTTTATTGTTTCTCTCGCAATTAGCCTTTTTAGTGTTATATTAGAATTTTATACTACTATTGGAAAATTTTTAAGTGCTTATTTTTTCAGTTTTTTTTGTGGaataattatgaatataatatgtgAACTTCAAACagatgataaaatatacgatacaggtttttttttaaaacaaaCCTTATCTTATTCATTGTGTATATCTATAATGTTAactttttcatttataaagaaaaaagtaaaaaatattcttttcttatataaatcaCCATCTATGTATACAACtgaattttataaaaatatatataattataaagtaattaaaaatatttcaatatataatttcataAACCAAAGCAGATTATTACATCTTGGTATTGCATTCTTCTTTGGTGCTATTTCAACCATTATTGGGGTTgttatatcatatattttaattaaacatatatttataaaaaataaaattgatattaatagttattatttaaaaaatattgcTTCTTGTTTTGTGTCTACCTATATAGGTGgatttattaatttcatAGAAGTTTCTGATATGTTAAATTTAAATACTACATTGAGAAATAGTATATTCATATTAGATGATATgtttacaaatatatttcttatgATGTTACCTCTATGTAAAAATTATAccaaatatttttattcttataatgataattcgcttttttcaataaataaaaaagagGAGCAACAAGCGGAGAAGGaggaaaatataaaaaataaaatatataattcattcattcaaaattatgatactgacgaagaaaaaaaattaataaacaaaaaatcATTATTTACATCATATGGCTCTTTCACAAATCatatcaatattataaataataaggaaaaaaattatatggagtctccttatttttttatatataataggATTCATGTAATTATTTGTGATTTTTTCGCTATCatgttcatatttttcttaaCACGAAAGATATTGAATGATTTCgaatttttatataaacatatttctttttatattaatatagaTAAGATTAAAACCCCTTTCTTACTTATAATAACgtttatgtatatattttcaatagattatgtattattcattatgaataaagtaataaataataatcatcTTATCAATTTTGTTATGGATATATATCATAGATCATTGGAATATTATTCAACCATTTTAAAACTTACAAccatatattatttatcCCTTTCGGCAATatcaataaatataaagaatgTGTTTAATATAGCAAAACCTTTGGtcttatttataatatgtatattaataattcatGTCTTATgtacttttattttttcctatatatataattgtgCTTTAAAATCTGAACATGcacttatatatattgatgAAGTTTTATTAGCCATTAACGCAAATATAGGAGGACCAACAACAGCTGCATTAATGTCTGAAATGATAGGGAGATCTGATTTGATATTTGCATCACTTTTTTGGGGGGTTGTAGGTTATTTGATAGCAACCCCTATAGCAATGCAAATTAATTCAATATTATGA
- a CDS encoding hypothetical protein (conserved Plasmodium protein, unknown function), protein MKKKKKSGEDDVWDESLNDFMEINKNSCSLTRDTIHGRLRPEPEIIENILEELENKIRHYFNLYQIEKEKRTCSDKNNYYLQKELYKAYATLDKNKLYTKKLEDKLNSIKENECNLIDTVRRIDLLYIQLDTLVQSFAGICTQVIIEINENKDNVMNTLDIKKRKTETIKMLLDYIYPCRTLDPRLNSLYGMLYYQSIGLLKDESFVGPPIPPIPPVVPSESNGWLPPSGSNNNKMMITSENNMNILADHRFSDLIRMVHSGQNAVINYPDIIKNMYDQNDKIGTKNLSNAENVSLTQNKNNINNINNININGSINSNNINMNERGSYYNQSLNIDDLTGFDVHIGIMEINCPMNDPKIVCVVRYDDESVNSAIQDVQRVSKPKSPDQVMSTGEYIFNIDNKIHLNNLPQKKTGDVPSFMIDIHDVNGKELIGTCSCSFINEKTLIKNSIWDIYSKKNNSTPDVIIGKMYVTISPYPSKSILPAQLFKNVKHSQYKTPGRVESESGVLSKSNVDMSKNMNDTKISTKGKVGFQKSAILSKVIVDKTPLENKKKVSVPVQRGKRVSFKSFSLKLESSESKDEEDNNTEQGSKSQTEKEATVADNNNRDVDDKKKESDKDVGETNKVSSKFSVKNFIKNFANKIESNKIEKENVSLTLKKKTDKEEMKDDKNISEENKVEKKEAQDENENKDNIIKKEMSKVKDGILKIKLPALSKKEPSIVVTKESAKSKAAEEKVGDDKKMMSSGKSSELKVKDLTTNRENDDKKNDNKNDDDEKNDDEKNDDEKNDDEKNDDEKNDDEKNDDKKNDDNNNNNNDDGGKGIVGKPKMALPKIKIEPKKDSLKKILLNKTIGKTSTAETKMMNTKDEEGAKPKLSILKKEIPLNNKEDSSNVSKFAKISKTVMNKNDMEQNKITEEGKGNKFGMKKEETAKGEVVSEKKKPSKSSMFSFFKLRQSRVENEGNTTKVGEVQKDVSVTQKKEVATKAIEKDVSKMIKLPIQKKEAPSVASQESVESEELKSKIQEAKSKTLLIDKSKVLSKLSKNVPVKKEIKKFVPKLKNFA, encoded by the exons atgaaaaagaaaaaaaagagcGGTGAAGATGATGTATGGGATGAATCATTAAACGATTTTATggaaataaataaaaatagttGTAGTTTAACAAGAGATACCATACATGGTCGTCTTCGACCTGAACCAGaaataatagaaaatatattagaaGAATTAGAGAATAAGATAAGacattattttaatttatatcaAATAGAGAAGGAGAAAAGGACATGTTCAGATaagaataattattatttacagAAGGAATTATATAAAGCATATGCAACATTAGACAagaataaattatatactaaaaaattagaagataaattaaatagtattaaagaaaatgaatGTAATTTAATAGATACAGTACGTCGTATTgatttgttatatattcaattaGATACATTAGTACAATCTTTTGCAGGTATATGTACTCAAGTAATTATtgaaataaatgaaaataagGATAATGTAATGAATACCCttgatataaaaaaaaggaaaacCGAAACAATAAAGATGTTATtagattatatatatccttGTCGAACACTTGACCCACGTCTTAATTCATTATATGGaatgttatattatcaatCTATTGGTTTATTAAAAGATGAAAGTTTTGTAGGTCCTCCTATTCCTCCTATACCACCTGTAGTACCTTCTGAATCTAATGGATGGTTACCTCCAAGTggtagtaataataataagatgATGATAACAAGTGagaataatatgaatattttagCAGATCATCGTTTTTCTGATTTAATAAGAATGGTTCATAGTGGCCAAAATGCCGTAATTAATTATCCTgatatcataaaaaatatgtatgaTCAAAATGATAAGATAGGTACCAAAAATTTATCAAATGCAGAAAATGTTTCCCTTActcaaaataaaaataatataaataatataaataatataaatattaatggtagtattaatagtaataatattaatatgaatgaaaGAGGAAGTTATTATAATCAGTCACTCAATATAGATGACTTGACTGGATTTGACGTACATATAGGTATCATGGAAATAAATTGCCCTATGAATGATCCTAAAATTGTATGTGTTGTAAGATATGACGATGAAAGTGTTAATTCAGCTATTCAAGATGTTCAAAGGGTTAGTAAACCTAAAAGTCCTGACCAGGTTATGTCTACAGGAGaatacatttttaatattgataataaaattcaTTTGAATAATTTACCCCAAAAAAAAACTGGTGATGTCCCAAGTTTTATGATAGATATACATGATGTTAATGGAAAGGAGTTAATTGGCACATGCTCATGTTCTTTTATTAATGAGAAAACCTTAATAAAAAACAGTATTTGGGATATATAttctaaaaaaaacaattcAACACCAGATGTGATAATAGGAAAAATGTATGTAACTATATCTCCATATCCATCTAAGTCCATTTTGCCTGCACAACTTTTTAAGAATGTAAAACATTCTCAATATAAAACACCAGGTAGGGTGGAATCTGAAAGTGGTGTATTATCAAAATCTAATGTAGATATGtcaaaaaatatgaatgaCACGAAAATATCTACAAAAGGGAAGGTAGGCTTTCAAAAATCGGCTATCCTAAGTAAAGTAATAGTTGATAAGACACCTCTTGAGAACAAAAAGAAAGTGTCGGTCCCAGTGCAGCGAGGAAAGAGGGTGTCCTTCAAGTCCTTCTCCCTAAAATTGGAATCCTCAG aGTCCAAAGATGAGgaagataataatacaGAACAGGGAAGTAAAAGCCAGACGGAAAAAGAAGCAACTGTTGcagataataataacagAGATGTggatgataaaaaaaaagaaagtGATAAGGATGTAGGAGAAACAAATAAAGTATCTTCAAAATTTTCTGTAAAGAATTTTATCAAGAATTTTGCTAACAAGATTGAGTctaataaaatagaaaagGAGAATGTTTCATTGACCttgaagaaaaaaacagacaaagaagaaatgaaggatgataaaaatataagtgaagaaaataaagtGGAAAAGAAAGAAGCACAGGATGAGAATGAGAATAAAGacaatattataaagaaGGAAATGTCCAAGGTAAAAGATGGTATCTTAAAAATTAAGCTCCCTGCATTATCAAAAAAGGAGCCAAGTATTGTTGTTACGAAGGAGTCTGCAAAGAGTAAGGCCGCTGAAGAAAAAGTAGGTGATGATAAAAAGATGATGTCAAGTGGAAAAAGTTCAGAACTGAAAGTAAAAGATTTAACCACAAATAGagaaaatgatgataaaaaaaatgataataaaaatgatgatgatgaaaaaaatgatgatgaaaaaaatgatgatgaaaaaaatgatgatgaaaaaaatgatgatgaaaaaaatgatgatgaaaaaaatgatgataaaaaaaatgatgataataataataacaataatgaTGATGGTGGTAAGGGCATAGTAGGTAAACCCAAAATGGCTTTGccaaaaataaaaatagagCCAAAAAAAGAtagtttaaaaaaaatattattaaacaAAACGATAGGGAAAACTTCAACAGCTGAAACAAAAATGATGAATACAAAAGATGAAGAAGGAGCAAAACCTAAGTTGTCAAtcttaaaaaaagaaattcctttgaataataaagaagatAGTTCTAATGTATCAAAATTTGCAAAAATATCTAAAACAGTGatgaataaaaatgatatggaacaaaacaaaattaCTGAAGAAGGCAAAGGAAATAAATTTGGAATGAAAAAGGAAGAAACAGCCAAAGGAGAAGTAGTAAGTGAAAAGAAGAAACCGAGTAAGAGTTCaatgttttcttttttcaaGTTAAGACAATCGAGGGTAGAAAATGAAGGAAACACAACTAAAGTAGGTGAAGTACAAAAGGATGTATCTGTAACACAAAAAAAGGAAGTAGCAACTAAAGCTATTGAAAAGGATGTTTCAAAGATGATTAAATTACCAATCCAGAAAAAGGAAGCACCCAGTGTAGCATCAc aaGAAAGCGTGGAGAGCGAAGAACTGAAAAGCAAAATTCAAGAAGCCAAAAGCAAAACCCTATTAATTGATAAAAGCAAGGTACTAAGtaaattatcaaaaaatgTCCCAGTCAAAAAGGAAATTAAAAAGTTTGTTCCTAAGCTGAAAAATTTTGCATga